One Deltaproteobacteria bacterium DNA window includes the following coding sequences:
- the treZ gene encoding malto-oligosyltrehalose trehalohydrolase: protein MENGFRLGATYMGSGRCAFFVYAPKAEKVEVRILSTRERTEALARKGQGYHGAVLDGIEPGSLYVYRLDGRTERPDPASRFQPQGVHGPSQVVDPATIRQEDVHWAGLPLEEYILYELHIGTFTPDGTFDAVVPHLPSLKDLGVTAIEIMPAAQFPGNRNWGYDGAYPFAVQNSYGGPGGLKRLVEACHRQGLAVVLDVVYNHLGPEGNYLADFGPYFTDRYRTPWGSAVNFDGPCSDEVRRYFIENALYWLSDFRVDALRIDAIHGIMDFSAYPFLADLADAVHDLAAREKRKIHLIPESDLNDARAVTPRGAGGHGLDAQWNDDFHHALHTLLTGEKDGYYRDFGTIGDLAKAHTDGFVYSGQYSAYRNRRHGNSSRDVPASRLVVFSQNHDQVGNRMEGERLSRLVPFEALKLAAGVVLLSPFLPLLFMGEEYGETAPFLYFIGHSDKDLVEAVRKGRKEEFAAFRWRGEPPDPQDEDTFQRSRLDRMPAEGKRNRVLREFYRELIGLRKGHPALSLSSKEDMEATAYETEKVLHVRRRNGPSQAAAAYRFGDAAVSIELPLPAGAWKKLLDSSDARWKGSGSATPERIESRGMAALTLNPWSFVLLSKE from the coding sequence ATGGAAAACGGATTTCGCCTGGGTGCCACCTACATGGGGAGCGGCCGTTGCGCATTTTTCGTATATGCGCCCAAGGCGGAGAAAGTAGAGGTGCGCATTCTATCCACGCGGGAACGTACGGAGGCCCTGGCGAGGAAGGGGCAAGGGTACCATGGCGCAGTGCTGGACGGGATCGAGCCGGGATCCCTTTACGTCTACCGCCTCGACGGGCGAACGGAGCGTCCCGATCCCGCTTCCCGATTCCAGCCGCAGGGGGTCCACGGACCCTCGCAGGTGGTGGATCCCGCCACGATCCGGCAGGAGGACGTGCACTGGGCCGGCCTCCCGCTCGAAGAATATATCCTGTATGAACTTCACATAGGAACATTCACGCCCGATGGGACCTTCGATGCCGTCGTTCCTCATCTTCCGTCCCTGAAAGACCTCGGCGTCACCGCGATCGAGATCATGCCGGCGGCCCAGTTCCCCGGGAACCGCAACTGGGGTTACGACGGGGCTTATCCTTTCGCCGTGCAGAACAGTTACGGAGGACCGGGCGGACTGAAACGTCTCGTGGAAGCCTGCCACCGGCAGGGATTGGCCGTCGTTCTCGACGTCGTATACAACCATCTCGGCCCCGAAGGGAATTACCTGGCGGATTTCGGTCCGTACTTCACCGACCGGTACCGGACACCGTGGGGATCGGCCGTCAATTTCGACGGGCCTTGCAGCGACGAGGTCAGGCGCTACTTCATCGAGAACGCGCTCTACTGGCTCTCCGATTTCCGCGTGGACGCCCTGCGGATCGACGCCATCCACGGAATCATGGACTTCAGCGCATATCCATTCCTGGCGGATTTGGCGGATGCGGTCCATGATCTGGCCGCAAGGGAAAAACGGAAAATCCATCTTATCCCGGAAAGCGACCTGAACGACGCGCGGGCGGTTACTCCAAGGGGGGCCGGCGGGCACGGGCTGGATGCGCAGTGGAACGATGACTTCCACCACGCGCTGCACACCCTGCTGACCGGAGAAAAGGACGGGTATTACCGGGATTTCGGAACCATCGGGGACCTTGCGAAGGCCCATACGGACGGATTCGTTTATTCGGGGCAATATTCCGCCTATCGGAACCGCCGGCACGGCAATTCGTCGCGCGATGTTCCGGCTTCCAGGTTGGTCGTCTTTTCCCAGAACCACGACCAGGTGGGTAATCGCATGGAAGGTGAACGGCTGAGCCGCCTTGTTCCCTTCGAAGCACTGAAGCTCGCCGCCGGTGTGGTCCTGCTCTCGCCCTTCCTCCCACTCCTGTTCATGGGCGAGGAATACGGGGAGACCGCCCCGTTCCTCTACTTCATCGGCCATTCGGACAAGGACCTTGTCGAAGCGGTCCGAAAAGGGAGGAAGGAGGAATTCGCCGCATTCCGGTGGAGAGGAGAACCGCCGGATCCCCAGGACGAAGATACGTTCCAGCGGTCCCGGCTCGACCGCATGCCGGCGGAAGGAAAGCGCAACCGCGTTCTGCGGGAGTTCTACAGGGAATTGATCGGCCTCCGGAAAGGGCATCCGGCCCTGTCGCTATCGAGCAAGGAAGATATGGAAGCGACGGCTTACGAAACGGAAAAAGTGCTCCACGTACGACGCCGGAACGGCCCCTCCCAGGCGGCGGCGGCCTATCGCTTCGGCGATGCGGCCGTTTCCATCGAACTTCCGCTGCCCGCAGGGGCGTGGAAAAAACTCCTGGATTCCTCCGACGCGCGGTGGAAAGGAAGCGGAAGTGCGACCCCGGAGAGGATCGAATCCCGCGGGATGGCGGCTCTGACGTTGAACCCGTGGTCGTTCGTCCTCCTGTCGAAGGAATGA
- the priA gene encoding primosomal protein N', translating to MERMNPVPSPSPLYVEVAVPLPLDHTFTYRVPPGAEERAKVGVRVLVPFGPRKVAGLIVALADGSSLAGREAKSVISFLDEEPYVTPRHLEFLSIASRECLAPLGEMLRAALPRGLPRRDIPSGPRTETVFRPVDGGNDGDTTPKQREVLSAVLEAGEISAADLSARIPGGAEAAKRLAAKGRLAAAVREKPVGLHEMHLPDMTGEIVPTPHQEAALVKIGVALSSEKFAVFVLHGITGSGKTEVYLRAVEQVRQTGRQAVYLVPEIALTPQLLGRVASRFGGGVAVLHSGLSPAERAAQWRKVRAGEVFLCVGARSAVFSPFPAPGLFIVDEEHDAAYKQEDGIRYQARDLAILRGKLENAVVLLGSATPSAESMQMAREGEAALLSLPERIGGRDLPEIRIVDLKNRTSLRGADRYFSPELEEAVEETMGRGEKAMLFLNRRGYAPAVTCLDCGQTVQCRNCRVTLTFHQQHDALLCHYCDARTSPPERCAVCGGHKLAQVGIGTERLLAWASKRWKDARVARLDSDISRRKGMYGEILARMHSGDVDILVGTQMIAKGHDFPEVTLVGVLLADLSLSFPDFRSSERTFQILTQVAGRAGRGDRPGRVIVQTLSPEHVCIRAAAAHDFARFMEEELAGRKALGYPPFGRMLLLRLWGPKEDRVRQAAEEAAEELSKPVSAAGIGLLGPAPSPISFVKKKHRFQILLKMPPRFPVGDFFPPLLRPLRDLVRKHGVRIEADVDPYHMMV from the coding sequence ATGGAGCGGATGAATCCCGTTCCATCCCCTTCGCCTTTATATGTCGAAGTGGCGGTCCCGCTGCCGCTCGACCACACGTTCACTTACCGGGTTCCGCCAGGCGCGGAGGAGCGTGCGAAGGTAGGCGTCCGCGTCCTCGTTCCGTTCGGGCCGAGGAAGGTCGCGGGCCTGATCGTCGCTTTGGCGGACGGCTCCTCCCTCGCCGGGCGGGAAGCGAAATCCGTCATTTCCTTCCTCGACGAGGAGCCGTACGTAACGCCCCGCCACCTGGAGTTCCTTTCCATCGCCTCCCGCGAATGCCTTGCGCCGCTGGGCGAAATGCTGCGCGCCGCGCTTCCCCGCGGCCTTCCCCGGAGAGACATCCCCTCCGGGCCCCGCACGGAGACGGTCTTCCGTCCGGTGGACGGCGGAAACGACGGCGACACGACCCCGAAGCAGCGGGAGGTCCTTTCCGCCGTGCTGGAGGCCGGCGAGATATCCGCCGCCGATCTCTCCGCGCGCATTCCGGGCGGGGCGGAGGCCGCGAAGAGGCTGGCTGCGAAGGGACGGCTCGCCGCGGCGGTGCGGGAGAAACCCGTCGGGCTGCATGAAATGCACCTCCCCGACATGACGGGGGAGATCGTCCCCACCCCGCACCAGGAAGCGGCGCTCGTGAAAATAGGAGTAGCGCTCTCCTCGGAGAAGTTCGCAGTCTTCGTGCTGCACGGCATAACAGGTTCCGGGAAGACGGAAGTCTACCTGCGGGCCGTTGAACAGGTCCGGCAGACGGGAAGGCAAGCGGTTTATCTCGTGCCCGAGATCGCGCTGACTCCCCAGCTTCTCGGCCGGGTCGCCTCCCGGTTCGGCGGCGGCGTGGCCGTACTTCACAGCGGGCTCTCGCCTGCGGAGCGGGCGGCGCAATGGCGCAAGGTCCGGGCCGGCGAGGTTTTCTTATGCGTCGGCGCGCGGTCCGCCGTCTTCTCGCCATTCCCTGCACCCGGGCTTTTCATCGTCGACGAAGAGCATGACGCCGCTTACAAGCAGGAAGACGGGATCCGCTACCAGGCACGGGATCTGGCGATCCTGCGGGGGAAGCTGGAGAACGCCGTCGTCCTGCTGGGCTCCGCTACCCCTTCCGCGGAATCGATGCAGATGGCTCGGGAAGGGGAGGCGGCGCTGCTCTCCCTGCCGGAGCGGATCGGCGGAAGGGATCTGCCGGAGATCCGGATCGTGGACCTGAAAAACCGCACTTCCCTGCGGGGCGCGGACCGCTATTTTTCCCCCGAACTGGAGGAGGCCGTCGAGGAAACGATGGGCCGGGGTGAAAAGGCCATGCTCTTCCTCAACCGCAGGGGATATGCGCCGGCCGTCACCTGCCTCGATTGCGGACAGACGGTTCAATGCCGCAACTGCCGGGTGACCCTTACCTTCCACCAGCAGCACGACGCGCTGTTGTGCCACTATTGCGATGCCAGGACATCCCCTCCGGAGAGGTGCGCGGTGTGCGGCGGGCACAAGCTGGCACAGGTAGGGATCGGCACGGAACGGCTCCTTGCGTGGGCCTCCAAACGCTGGAAGGATGCCCGTGTTGCCCGCCTGGATTCCGACATAAGCCGCAGGAAAGGAATGTACGGAGAAATCCTTGCCCGTATGCATTCCGGGGACGTGGACATCCTTGTGGGCACCCAGATGATCGCCAAGGGACACGATTTCCCGGAGGTGACGCTCGTGGGTGTGCTTCTCGCCGACCTGTCCCTTTCCTTCCCCGATTTCCGGTCCTCGGAGCGGACGTTCCAGATACTGACGCAGGTGGCGGGGCGCGCAGGGAGAGGGGACCGGCCGGGAAGGGTGATCGTCCAGACCCTTTCCCCGGAACATGTCTGCATACGCGCGGCGGCCGCACACGATTTCGCCCGTTTCATGGAGGAGGAACTGGCGGGGAGGAAAGCGCTGGGCTACCCTCCCTTCGGTCGTATGCTTCTGTTGCGCCTGTGGGGGCCGAAGGAAGACCGTGTCCGGCAGGCGGCGGAGGAAGCGGCGGAAGAGCTGTCGAAGCCGGTGTCCGCCGCGGGCATCGGCCTGTTGGGCCCCGCCCCGTCCCCCATTTCCTTCGTGAAAAAGAAGCACCGGTTCCAGATCCTTTTGAAGATGCCCCCGCGGTTTCCCGTCGGGGATTTCTTCCCGCCGCTCCTTCGACCCCTGCGCGACCTCGTCCGCAAGCACGGCGTCCGCATCGAGGCCGACGTCGACCCGTACCACATGATGGTTTAA
- a CDS encoding glycosyltransferase: protein MSSSLAAYEPIVGSSVVGQLRRLGEKLAGQRIVHVNSTREGGGVAEILDWMIPHMQDVGVDASWEVIHGTRRFFEITKAIHNGLQGKPVDIPKKDWRTYQEENETNAERLRPLLAEADFVVIHDPQPAFLLKLCSNRKGKWIWRAHIDISHPFRPVWKVLRTYVDKYDASIFSMAQFAQHLPIPQFLIPPSINPLSEKNRDLTPAELESVRAEFRLDPERPLLVQISRFDRFKDPVGVIRAYRLVRNVAPVQLVLAGGGATDDPEGKAVFDDVMEAANGDPDIHVLLLPSDAHKTVNALQRLAEIVLQKSTREGFGLTVTEGLWKGKPVIGGDVGGIRIQVTNYQTGFLVNTPEGAAHRIRYLLHHRDRMKEMGERGREFVRENFLLTRNLRDYLALMLTIRGGMVERTVYV from the coding sequence ATGAGCTCCTCCCTTGCCGCCTATGAGCCGATCGTGGGCTCCTCCGTCGTCGGGCAGCTGCGGCGGCTCGGCGAAAAACTTGCCGGGCAACGGATCGTCCACGTGAATTCCACGCGTGAAGGGGGCGGAGTCGCGGAGATCCTGGACTGGATGATCCCGCACATGCAGGACGTGGGGGTGGATGCCTCCTGGGAGGTTATCCACGGCACTCGCAGGTTCTTCGAGATCACCAAGGCGATCCACAACGGCCTCCAGGGGAAGCCTGTCGACATTCCGAAAAAGGACTGGAGGACCTACCAGGAGGAAAACGAGACTAACGCGGAGCGGCTTCGTCCGCTGCTGGCGGAAGCGGACTTCGTCGTCATCCACGATCCCCAGCCGGCTTTCCTGCTGAAACTGTGCTCAAACAGGAAGGGGAAATGGATCTGGCGCGCCCACATCGACATAAGCCATCCGTTCCGGCCCGTCTGGAAAGTCCTGCGCACATACGTGGACAAGTACGACGCAAGCATCTTCTCGATGGCTCAATTCGCCCAGCACCTGCCGATCCCGCAGTTCCTGATCCCGCCGAGCATAAACCCTTTAAGCGAGAAGAACCGTGATTTGACCCCGGCGGAGCTTGAGAGCGTCCGCGCGGAATTCCGGCTCGACCCGGAGCGGCCGCTGCTCGTCCAGATCTCACGGTTCGACCGGTTCAAGGACCCGGTCGGGGTGATCCGGGCGTACCGGCTGGTGCGCAACGTGGCTCCCGTACAGCTCGTCCTGGCCGGAGGAGGGGCGACCGACGACCCCGAAGGGAAGGCGGTATTCGACGATGTGATGGAGGCTGCGAACGGGGACCCGGACATTCACGTCCTCCTGCTCCCGTCGGACGCGCACAAGACCGTCAATGCCCTCCAGCGCCTGGCGGAGATCGTCCTTCAGAAATCGACCCGTGAGGGGTTCGGCCTAACCGTCACGGAAGGGCTTTGGAAGGGTAAACCCGTGATCGGGGGAGACGTCGGAGGGATCCGTATCCAGGTGACCAATTATCAGACCGGATTCCTCGTCAACACTCCCGAAGGAGCGGCGCACAGGATCCGGTACCTGCTGCACCACCGTGACCGGATGAAGGAAATGGGCGAAAGGGGCCGGGAGTTCGTCCGGGAGAATTTCCTGCTTACCCGGAACCTGCGGGATTACCTTGCCTTGATGCTCACGATCCGGGGAGGGATGGTGGAGCGTACTGTTTACGTTTAG
- a CDS encoding DUF3536 domain-containing protein has protein sequence MDKYVCIHGHFYQPPRENPWLEAIERQDSAYPHHDWNERISSECYAPNSASRILNGEGMIDKIVNNYGKISFDFGPTLLSWLEEKDPEIYQAILAGDRESRKTFSGHGSAMAQAYNHVILPLSNTRDKHTQILWGIRDFERRFGRKPEGMWLPETAVDIESLEIMRKMGIRFTILAPHQASRVRKKGSREWQDASGGRIDPTLPYDLRLPSGRKIALFFYDGPISRAVAFERLLTRGETFAERIMGGFPGNPSTDDRLVHIATDGETFGHHHRWGDMALSYALQHLGSNGDAHITNYGEYLELHPPSHEAEIVENTSWSCMHGIERWRADCGCSSGAHPGWTQQWRAPLREALDSLRDELSSRFEDAGKKLLKNPWVARDGYIEVVLDRSPENVSKFLAGHANRKLTPAQSVTALSLLELQRHAQLMYTSCGWFFDEISGIETVQVLQYAGRALQLAEGLFGGGLESGFLERLELAKSNVPAHGNGRKVYEKFVRPAMLDLRKVGAHYAVSTLFETYEDRARLYCYEVEREDFRTLQSGEARLALGKAKIASAITREEGRFTFGVLHLGDHNVSGGIREFAGEEAYQAVLREIGDAFRSADLPETLRAVDRAFGGSTYSLKLLFRDHQRKILEKLLQKSQGDALAAYRRVYEQNSQLVRFLSKVGHPVPRSFSAAAELAIGTDLKAALEAEEPDAEKIRALLDESAETGIPLSDETGLAYDFEKAAERIAARLRASPAELFLLLSLDAVVGMGMALPTPANFWKAQNIFYEMLQTVYPEYLALAGRGDGNAGEWVRAFCELGDKLHIRVRGE, from the coding sequence ATGGACAAGTACGTATGCATACACGGCCACTTCTACCAACCGCCAAGGGAGAATCCCTGGCTGGAGGCGATCGAACGGCAGGACTCGGCCTACCCGCACCACGACTGGAACGAGCGGATCTCCTCCGAGTGCTACGCGCCTAATTCAGCCTCGCGCATCCTGAACGGCGAAGGCATGATAGATAAAATAGTCAACAATTACGGCAAGATCAGCTTCGATTTCGGCCCCACCCTGCTGTCCTGGCTCGAGGAGAAAGACCCGGAAATATACCAGGCGATCCTGGCGGGGGACCGGGAAAGCAGGAAGACCTTTTCCGGCCACGGCTCCGCGATGGCACAGGCATACAACCACGTGATACTCCCGCTTTCGAACACGCGCGACAAGCACACCCAGATCCTCTGGGGGATACGGGACTTCGAGCGGCGCTTCGGCCGCAAACCGGAAGGGATGTGGCTTCCCGAAACCGCAGTCGACATCGAAAGCCTGGAGATCATGAGGAAAATGGGGATCCGTTTCACGATCCTGGCTCCCCACCAGGCAAGCCGCGTGCGAAAAAAGGGCAGCCGCGAGTGGCAGGACGCAAGCGGCGGGCGGATCGACCCGACGCTCCCTTACGATCTTCGGCTGCCATCCGGACGGAAGATCGCGCTGTTTTTCTACGACGGACCGATTTCCAGGGCCGTCGCCTTCGAGAGATTGCTCACCCGGGGAGAGACCTTCGCCGAACGGATCATGGGAGGATTTCCCGGGAACCCTTCCACGGATGACAGGCTTGTGCATATCGCGACGGACGGCGAGACCTTCGGCCATCATCACCGATGGGGAGATATGGCCCTGTCGTATGCGCTTCAACACCTGGGTTCGAACGGCGATGCGCACATCACGAACTATGGGGAATACCTCGAGCTGCATCCCCCTTCGCATGAAGCGGAGATCGTCGAAAACACCTCGTGGAGCTGCATGCACGGGATAGAGCGCTGGCGCGCCGATTGCGGATGCAGCTCGGGCGCCCACCCCGGCTGGACCCAGCAGTGGCGGGCGCCGCTTCGCGAGGCGCTCGATTCCCTTCGGGACGAGCTATCCTCACGCTTCGAGGACGCCGGAAAGAAGCTGCTGAAAAATCCCTGGGTGGCCCGGGACGGCTACATAGAGGTCGTCCTCGACCGCTCCCCTGAAAACGTTTCGAAGTTCCTCGCCGGGCATGCAAATCGCAAGCTCACGCCTGCCCAGTCGGTCACTGCGCTTTCGCTCCTGGAACTCCAGCGGCACGCCCAGCTCATGTATACGAGCTGCGGCTGGTTTTTCGACGAGATTTCCGGCATCGAGACGGTTCAGGTTCTGCAATACGCGGGAAGGGCCCTGCAGCTCGCCGAAGGGCTCTTCGGCGGGGGGCTGGAATCCGGGTTCCTGGAGCGGCTCGAACTGGCGAAGAGCAACGTTCCCGCGCACGGGAACGGAAGGAAAGTCTACGAAAAATTCGTTCGGCCCGCCATGCTCGACCTCCGGAAGGTAGGCGCCCATTATGCCGTCAGCACTCTTTTCGAGACCTACGAGGACCGCGCAAGGCTTTATTGCTACGAAGTGGAGCGGGAGGATTTCCGGACCCTTCAATCGGGAGAAGCGCGGCTTGCGCTCGGAAAGGCGAAGATCGCATCCGCGATCACGCGGGAAGAAGGGAGATTCACGTTCGGCGTACTTCACCTCGGCGACCACAACGTGAGCGGCGGAATCCGGGAATTCGCCGGGGAGGAGGCCTACCAGGCCGTCCTGCGGGAAATAGGCGATGCTTTCCGAAGCGCCGATCTGCCGGAGACGCTCCGTGCGGTCGACCGGGCTTTCGGGGGCAGCACCTATTCCCTCAAGCTCCTGTTTCGGGACCATCAGCGGAAGATACTCGAGAAACTTCTGCAAAAATCCCAGGGCGACGCCCTTGCCGCCTACCGCCGGGTTTATGAACAGAACTCCCAGCTCGTGCGGTTCCTTTCGAAAGTGGGGCATCCCGTTCCGCGCTCTTTCAGCGCCGCGGCGGAACTTGCCATAGGAACGGACTTGAAGGCGGCCCTGGAAGCAGAAGAACCGGATGCGGAAAAGATCCGCGCGTTGCTCGACGAATCGGCGGAAACCGGCATACCCCTCTCGGACGAAACGGGCCTGGCGTACGACTTCGAGAAGGCCGCGGAACGTATTGCCGCGCGATTACGGGCTTCACCCGCCGAACTTTTCCTCCTGCTCTCCCTCGATGCCGTTGTCGGAATGGGCATGGCCCTGCCCACCCCCGCGAACTTCTGGAAAGCCCAGAACATCTTCTACGAGATGCTGCAAACCGTTTACCCCGAATACCTCGCTTTGGCCGGCAGGGGGGACGGGAACGCGGGGGAGTGGGTGCGGGCATTCTGCGAACTGGGGGATAAATTGCACATCAGGGTCCGGGGGGAGTGA
- the treY gene encoding malto-oligosyltrehalose synthase, with translation MGILRIPVTTYRLQFSPRFRFKDAQEILAYLDALGITDVYVSPLFMARKGSSHGYDVTDPSRLNPDLGSGEEFDTLAATLNGKGMGLLLDIVPNHMAAGSENRWWMDVLERGVGSAYARFFDIDWLPSKKALERKILLPILGGPYGDVLENRELTLSLDKSGFIVRYSGMKLPVCVKSCNRILSHRIETVEETYGRDSPSFRELWELIASIDRLQDTAAPEPAYTAARTAEEESIKRKLGRLYRNRPEVRSFLEENIRIFNGRKGEPASLELLDRLLSEQHYWLSYWRFGNEEINYRRFFTISDLVGLRVEELEVFNATHDLVLRLAREEKVTGLRVDHIDGLSDPLGYLTTLRDRIAGSAEAGAETAGCFYTVVEKILQGDEDIPPEWPVNGTTGYDFLNAVNGVFISARGVRELDEIYARFIGRKTNFGDLVYRCRKLVMEAHFAGEMHSLGKYLGSIAEQDRRGRDLPRKELRQAMIEVTACFPVYRTYIRGPDISARDRLYIGRAIREARRRGAGISSPVFDFVARILLPEGPSSFSGEHGQDRLRFLMRWQQFTGPIMAKGFEDTALYLYNRLVSANEVGGEPASPAVAPAEFHRRAKAALSRFPHGMNATSSHDTKRSEDVRARIDVLSELPAEWEKRLLLWSRWNSDRKRSVGGRHVPDPSEETLVYQTLLGAWPFEEVEIPSFAERVKDYMVKAVREAKAHTHWDRPNHPHENAVRDFVDAILEGRGESRFFEDFLSFRKKIAWYGALNSLSQVVLKIASPGVPDFYQGTELWDFSLVDPDNRRPVDFSRRSILLGESIDRKNRDPLSFILEILAGWEDGRIKLFLTHSALNFRRLHRELFQAGSYIPLGASAGKKEHVLSFARERNGFWVIAAVPRLMTRLAPPGEFPLGRKTWGAQGGLLLPVESPVRWTDVFTGETMDATQEAGKKLLALDRVFESFPVAILSGSGR, from the coding sequence GTGGGCATCCTGCGGATCCCCGTCACCACCTATCGTCTCCAATTCAGCCCGCGGTTCCGGTTCAAGGACGCGCAGGAGATCCTCGCCTACCTGGACGCGCTCGGCATAACGGACGTATATGTGTCTCCCCTATTCATGGCTCGCAAGGGGAGTTCCCACGGCTATGACGTGACGGATCCGTCGAGGCTCAATCCCGACCTCGGCTCCGGGGAAGAATTCGACACGCTGGCAGCCACCCTCAACGGCAAGGGGATGGGGCTTCTCCTGGACATCGTCCCCAACCACATGGCCGCAGGCAGCGAAAACCGCTGGTGGATGGACGTGCTGGAAAGGGGCGTGGGCTCGGCTTACGCCAGGTTCTTCGACATCGACTGGCTCCCTTCGAAAAAGGCGCTGGAAAGAAAAATCCTTTTGCCCATCCTCGGAGGCCCGTATGGAGACGTCCTCGAAAACCGGGAGTTGACCCTGTCCCTCGACAAAAGCGGGTTCATCGTCCGCTATTCCGGGATGAAACTTCCCGTATGCGTAAAATCCTGCAACAGGATCCTGTCGCACAGAATAGAGACAGTGGAGGAAACCTACGGGCGGGACTCGCCGTCGTTCCGGGAACTGTGGGAACTCATCGCATCCATCGACCGCCTGCAGGATACGGCGGCGCCGGAACCTGCCTACACGGCCGCAAGGACTGCGGAAGAGGAATCGATCAAGCGGAAACTCGGGCGCCTCTACAGGAACCGTCCCGAGGTCCGGTCGTTTCTCGAAGAGAACATCCGGATCTTCAACGGGCGCAAGGGGGAACCTGCGAGTCTCGAACTCCTTGACCGCCTTTTGTCGGAGCAGCATTACTGGCTGTCCTACTGGCGGTTCGGAAACGAGGAGATCAACTACCGCCGGTTTTTCACCATAAGCGACCTGGTCGGCCTCCGGGTCGAAGAGCTCGAGGTGTTCAACGCCACGCACGATCTGGTACTGCGGCTTGCCAGGGAAGAAAAAGTCACCGGCCTGAGGGTGGATCACATCGACGGTCTTTCCGATCCGCTCGGTTACCTTACCACCCTTCGGGACCGTATCGCCGGATCGGCGGAAGCAGGTGCGGAAACGGCGGGATGCTTCTATACGGTGGTGGAGAAGATCCTGCAGGGAGACGAGGATATCCCGCCGGAGTGGCCCGTTAACGGCACGACCGGATACGATTTCCTGAACGCGGTGAACGGTGTTTTCATAAGCGCCCGCGGAGTCCGTGAGCTTGACGAAATATATGCGCGCTTCATAGGGAGGAAAACGAATTTCGGAGACCTGGTTTACAGGTGCAGGAAACTCGTCATGGAGGCGCATTTCGCCGGCGAGATGCATTCGCTGGGGAAATACCTCGGCAGCATCGCGGAACAGGACCGCCGCGGGCGGGACCTCCCGAGGAAGGAGCTGCGGCAGGCGATGATCGAGGTTACCGCATGCTTTCCGGTCTACCGTACTTATATACGCGGCCCCGATATCTCCGCCAGGGACAGGCTTTACATCGGCAGGGCGATTCGGGAAGCCCGCCGGCGCGGCGCAGGGATAAGCTCGCCGGTATTCGATTTCGTGGCCCGGATCCTGTTGCCGGAAGGGCCTTCCTCCTTCTCCGGAGAGCATGGCCAGGACCGCCTCCGTTTCCTGATGCGCTGGCAGCAGTTCACGGGACCGATAATGGCGAAGGGATTCGAGGACACCGCGCTGTATCTCTACAACCGGCTCGTATCGGCGAACGAAGTGGGCGGGGAGCCGGCCTCCCCCGCCGTCGCCCCGGCGGAGTTTCACCGTCGGGCAAAAGCCGCGCTTTCCCGTTTTCCACACGGAATGAACGCCACTTCAAGCCACGACACGAAACGAAGCGAGGATGTGCGCGCCCGCATCGACGTCCTCTCCGAACTCCCTGCGGAATGGGAGAAGCGGCTTCTTCTGTGGAGCCGCTGGAACTCCGACAGGAAACGGTCCGTCGGCGGGAGGCACGTCCCCGATCCGAGCGAGGAGACCCTTGTCTACCAGACGCTGCTCGGCGCCTGGCCCTTCGAAGAGGTGGAAATCCCCTCGTTCGCGGAAAGGGTGAAGGACTACATGGTAAAGGCGGTGAGGGAGGCGAAAGCCCACACCCATTGGGATCGGCCGAACCATCCTCACGAAAACGCCGTGAGGGACTTCGTGGACGCCATCCTGGAAGGCCGGGGAGAGAGCCGGTTCTTCGAGGACTTTCTCTCCTTCCGGAAAAAGATCGCCTGGTACGGTGCGCTCAACAGTCTCTCGCAGGTCGTTCTGAAAATCGCTTCTCCTGGTGTGCCCGATTTCTACCAGGGGACGGAATTGTGGGACTTCTCTCTCGTCGATCCGGACAACCGGCGGCCGGTCGATTTTTCCCGGCGCTCAATTCTTCTGGGCGAATCGATCGACAGGAAAAACCGCGATCCGTTGTCTTTCATACTGGAGATCCTCGCGGGCTGGGAGGACGGACGGATCAAGCTGTTCCTTACGCACTCGGCCCTGAATTTCCGGAGACTGCACCGGGAGCTGTTTCAGGCCGGTTCCTACATTCCGCTCGGGGCTTCGGCGGGGAAAAAGGAGCATGTCCTCTCCTTCGCCCGGGAGCGAAACGGATTCTGGGTAATCGCCGCCGTACCGAGGCTGATGACGCGCCTCGCGCCGCCTGGCGAATTTCCCCTGGGCAGGAAAACCTGGGGGGCGCAAGGCGGTCTTCTCCTCCCGGTGGAATCCCCGGTCCGGTGGACCGACGTATTCACGGGCGAAACGATGGATGCAACGCAAGAGGCAGGGAAGAAGTTGCTTGCGCTGGACCGCGTATTCGAATCCTTCCCGGTGGCGATCCTTTCGGGGAGCGGCCGATGA